In one Melaminivora jejuensis genomic region, the following are encoded:
- the fumC gene encoding class II fumarate hydratase — protein MNQHHSDSPSATRTERDTFGPIEVPANRLWGAQTQRSLLNFDISGEQQPPELIRALVQVKRASAKVNHDLGLLQDDRTRAILAAADEVLDGRHDGEFPLVVWQTGSGTQTNMNVNEVLANRASEILGGARGEGRLVHPNDDVNKSQSSNDVFPTAMHVSAVLAIVHRLLPALDELRGTLQEKSRQFADVVKIGRTHLQDATPLTLGQEISGWVAQLHHGEAHVRAALPHLYELALGGTAVGTGLNAPAGYAEAVAQEIARLTGQPFVTAPSKFEALASCDALVAAHGALKTLAASLMKIANDVRWLASGPRSGIGEISIPENEPGSSIMPGKVNPTQCEALTMLCAQVMGNDVAINIGGASGNFELNVFRPMVSYNFLQSVRLLADGMVSFNDHCAVGIEPQRERIAELLDRSLMLVTALNTHIGYDKAAEIAKKAHREGTTLRAAALALGHVTEAQFDEWVVPGKMVGG, from the coding sequence ATGAATCAGCACCATTCCGATAGCCCATCCGCCACGCGCACCGAGCGCGACACCTTCGGCCCTATCGAGGTGCCGGCCAATCGCCTGTGGGGCGCGCAGACCCAGCGCTCGCTGCTGAACTTCGACATCTCCGGCGAGCAGCAGCCGCCCGAGCTGATCCGCGCGCTGGTGCAGGTCAAGCGTGCCTCGGCCAAGGTCAACCACGACCTGGGCCTGCTGCAGGATGACCGCACGCGCGCCATCCTGGCTGCTGCCGACGAGGTGCTCGATGGCCGGCACGACGGCGAGTTTCCGCTGGTGGTCTGGCAGACCGGCTCGGGCACGCAGACCAATATGAACGTCAACGAGGTGCTGGCCAACCGCGCCAGCGAGATCCTGGGCGGCGCGCGCGGCGAGGGCCGGCTGGTGCACCCCAACGACGACGTGAACAAGAGCCAGTCGAGCAACGACGTCTTCCCCACGGCCATGCACGTGTCGGCGGTGCTGGCCATCGTGCATCGGCTGCTGCCGGCGCTGGACGAGCTACGCGGCACGCTGCAGGAAAAATCACGCCAGTTCGCCGACGTGGTCAAGATCGGCCGCACGCACCTGCAGGATGCGACGCCCTTGACGCTGGGGCAGGAGATCTCCGGCTGGGTGGCGCAGCTGCACCACGGCGAGGCCCATGTGCGTGCGGCGCTGCCGCATCTGTACGAGCTGGCGCTGGGCGGCACGGCCGTGGGCACGGGCCTGAATGCGCCGGCAGGTTATGCCGAGGCGGTGGCGCAGGAAATCGCTCGCCTGACCGGCCAGCCCTTCGTCACCGCGCCCAGCAAGTTCGAGGCGCTGGCCAGTTGCGACGCACTGGTCGCGGCGCATGGCGCGCTGAAAACCCTGGCGGCCAGCCTGATGAAGATCGCCAACGACGTGCGCTGGCTGGCCAGCGGGCCCAGGAGCGGCATCGGCGAGATCAGCATCCCGGAAAACGAGCCCGGCTCGTCCATCATGCCGGGCAAAGTGAATCCGACGCAGTGCGAGGCGCTGACCATGCTGTGCGCGCAGGTCATGGGCAACGACGTGGCCATCAACATCGGCGGCGCCAGCGGCAACTTCGAGCTGAACGTGTTCCGGCCCATGGTCAGCTACAACTTCCTGCAGAGCGTGCGCCTGCTGGCCGATGGCATGGTCAGCTTCAACGACCATTGCGCCGTGGGCATTGAGCCGCAGCGCGAGCGCATTGCCGAGCTGCTGGATCGCTCGCTGATGCTGGTCACGGCGCTCAACACCCACATCGGCTACGACAAGGCCGCCGAGATCGCCAAGAAGGCGCACCGCGAAGGCACGACGCTACGCGCGGCGGCCCTCGCCCTGGGCCATGTCACCGAAGCGCAGTTCGATGAATGGGTCGTGCCGGGCAAGATGGTGGGCGGCTGA
- the proX gene encoding glycine betaine/L-proline ABC transporter substrate-binding protein ProX translates to MHTIQQTSLFSLSSLLRRSAALAAFSLAAAAAGPALANTAPAAQPGQGVKVTILKSSLAEESFQTVVAMRALQALGYDVAPYKEVEYPLAHMAVASGDATLIANHWNPHHSEFYKAAGGDARLSRKGVYSAGAAQGYMIDKKTADQYNITHIDQLKDPKLAKLFDMSGDGRADLVGPNAGWGGEAVVEHHLDTYGLRGTVNYVQGNYPALITETLARYESGKPVLFYAWTPHWLSNVLKTGKDVVWLQVPYSAMPGVQAGTDTKLPNGRNYGFPLNNEYIVANKEWVAKNPAAGKLFEVMQIPLADISAQNRLIHQGEKSAADIERHADAWIRAHQKTFDGWLQQARAAAN, encoded by the coding sequence ATGCACACCATCCAGCAAACCTCTCTCTTTTCCCTCTCTTCCCTGCTGCGCCGCAGCGCAGCGCTGGCCGCCTTTTCGCTGGCGGCGGCAGCCGCCGGCCCGGCCCTGGCCAACACCGCACCTGCCGCCCAGCCCGGCCAGGGCGTCAAGGTGACCATCCTCAAGAGCTCGCTGGCCGAAGAATCCTTCCAGACCGTGGTCGCCATGCGCGCGCTGCAGGCGCTGGGCTATGACGTGGCGCCGTACAAGGAAGTCGAATACCCGCTGGCGCACATGGCCGTGGCCAGCGGCGACGCCACGCTGATCGCCAACCACTGGAACCCGCACCACTCCGAGTTCTACAAGGCCGCCGGCGGCGACGCCAGGCTCTCGCGCAAGGGCGTGTATTCCGCCGGCGCCGCGCAGGGCTACATGATCGACAAGAAGACCGCCGATCAATACAACATCACGCACATCGACCAGCTCAAAGACCCGAAGCTGGCCAAGCTGTTCGACATGAGCGGCGATGGCCGCGCCGACCTGGTCGGGCCGAATGCCGGCTGGGGCGGCGAGGCGGTGGTCGAGCACCATCTGGACACCTACGGCCTGCGCGGCACGGTCAACTACGTGCAGGGCAACTACCCGGCGCTGATCACCGAGACGCTGGCGCGCTATGAATCGGGCAAGCCGGTGCTGTTCTACGCCTGGACGCCGCACTGGCTGAGCAACGTGCTGAAAACCGGCAAGGATGTCGTGTGGCTGCAGGTGCCCTACTCGGCCATGCCTGGCGTGCAGGCCGGCACCGACACCAAGCTGCCCAACGGCAGGAACTACGGCTTTCCGCTGAACAACGAGTACATCGTCGCCAACAAGGAGTGGGTGGCGAAGAACCCGGCTGCCGGCAAGCTGTTCGAGGTCATGCAGATCCCGCTGGCCGACATCAGCGCGCAAAACCGCCTGATCCACCAGGGCGAGAAGAGCGCCGCCGACATCGAGCGCCACGCCGACGCCTGGATCCGCGCGCACCAGAAGACCTTCGACGGCTGGCTGCAGCAGGCGCGCGCTGCGGCGAACTAA
- the proX gene encoding glycine betaine/L-proline ABC transporter substrate-binding protein ProX, producing MTTTTLPPAPVHTLRTRLSTVAAGLALALAGSAFAADQPGKGVSVQPLKSSIAEETFQTLLVMKGLEQLGYDVKPIKEVEYPTAHIAIANGDATFLADHWNPLHADYYKNAGGEAKLYRKGIFSGNAAQGYLIDKKTADQHKITNIEQLKKPEIAKLFDTNGDGKADLTGCNPGWGCEGVIEHHLDAYGLRGTVTHNQGSYSALIADTITRFREGKPVLYYTWTPYWVSNELKPGKDVVWLEVPFSSLPGEQKGLDTKLPNGKNYGFVVNNQQILANKAWAEANPAAAKLFEVMQLPVADINAQNHMMSQGQNKPADIERHVNGWIRAHQQTFDGWLAQARAAAK from the coding sequence ATGACAACCACCACCCTGCCCCCCGCGCCTGTGCATACCCTGCGCACCCGCCTGTCCACCGTGGCTGCCGGCCTGGCGCTGGCCCTTGCCGGCAGCGCCTTTGCCGCCGACCAGCCCGGCAAGGGCGTCAGCGTGCAGCCGCTCAAGAGCTCGATTGCCGAGGAAACCTTCCAGACACTGCTGGTCATGAAGGGCCTGGAGCAGCTGGGCTACGACGTCAAGCCCATCAAGGAAGTCGAGTACCCGACAGCGCACATCGCCATTGCCAATGGCGACGCCACGTTTCTGGCTGATCACTGGAACCCGCTGCACGCCGACTACTACAAGAACGCCGGCGGCGAGGCCAAGCTGTACCGCAAGGGCATCTTCTCGGGCAACGCCGCACAGGGCTACCTGATCGACAAGAAGACTGCCGACCAGCACAAGATCACCAACATCGAGCAGCTGAAAAAACCCGAGATCGCCAAGCTGTTCGACACAAACGGCGACGGCAAGGCGGATCTCACCGGCTGCAACCCCGGCTGGGGCTGCGAGGGCGTGATCGAGCACCACCTGGACGCCTACGGCCTGCGCGGCACGGTGACGCACAACCAGGGTTCGTACTCGGCGCTGATCGCCGACACCATCACGCGCTTTCGCGAAGGCAAGCCGGTGCTGTACTACACCTGGACGCCCTACTGGGTGAGCAACGAGCTCAAGCCCGGCAAGGATGTCGTGTGGCTGGAGGTGCCGTTTTCCTCGCTGCCCGGCGAGCAAAAGGGCCTGGACACCAAGCTGCCCAATGGCAAGAACTATGGCTTCGTGGTGAACAACCAGCAAATCCTGGCCAACAAGGCCTGGGCCGAGGCCAACCCGGCCGCTGCCAAGCTGTTTGAGGTCATGCAGCTGCCTGTGGCCGACATCAACGCGCAAAACCACATGATGAGCCAGGGCCAGAACAAGCCCGCCGACATCGAGCGGCACGTGAACGGCTGGATCCGCGCGCACCAGCAGACCTTCGACGGCTGGCTGGCGCAGGCGCGCGCGGCGGCGAAATAA
- the proW gene encoding glycine betaine/L-proline ABC transporter permease ProW, whose protein sequence is MQQAQAQTLSDIPERPDGNPWTGEATSAAAPLEQPAAAAAAPWSDGAAAGTAAPSDPWSGNAQATASDPWSGDAAGTAADAPAGDPWGGGDAAASAADPAAGADWLDSAAQASSTADGSTGGLAALWQQIQNDGLPIQGWINDGLHWVVENFRPFFQAVRAPIDATLTGVTDALLVVPTPAMIVLAALLAWQFAGRAMAIGTAVSLALVMLLGIWPDAMVTLALVLTSLLFCVLLGLPAGVLLAASDRAQRITRPLLDAMQTTPAFVYLVPVVMLFGIGNVPGVIVTIVFALPPLIRLTNLGIRQVRPDLIEASRAYGASPWQLLWKVQLPLAMPSIMAGINQALMLSLSMVVIASMIAVGGLGQMVLRGIGRLDMGLATVGGLGIVLLAIVLDRLTQAMGEPRRGGERWWHTGPAGLLTRTLRQRPATAPAQAAAQPATPAAAAAPQAPAGKPATSDLPAMGRQPAV, encoded by the coding sequence ATGCAACAAGCCCAAGCCCAGACCCTGAGCGACATTCCTGAACGCCCTGACGGCAACCCCTGGACGGGCGAGGCAACGTCCGCCGCAGCGCCCCTGGAGCAGCCCGCCGCCGCTGCTGCCGCCCCCTGGAGCGATGGCGCAGCCGCCGGCACCGCCGCCCCGTCCGACCCGTGGAGCGGCAACGCCCAGGCCACGGCCAGCGACCCATGGAGTGGCGACGCCGCCGGCACGGCTGCCGATGCCCCTGCCGGCGACCCCTGGGGCGGCGGCGACGCTGCCGCCAGCGCCGCCGACCCGGCAGCCGGCGCCGATTGGCTGGACAGCGCCGCCCAGGCCAGCAGCACCGCTGACGGCAGCACTGGCGGTCTGGCCGCGCTGTGGCAGCAGATCCAGAACGACGGCCTGCCCATCCAGGGCTGGATCAACGACGGCCTGCATTGGGTGGTGGAGAACTTCCGCCCGTTCTTCCAGGCCGTGCGCGCACCCATCGACGCCACGCTGACCGGCGTGACCGACGCCCTGCTGGTCGTGCCCACGCCGGCCATGATCGTGCTGGCCGCCCTGCTGGCCTGGCAGTTCGCCGGCCGCGCCATGGCCATTGGCACAGCGGTATCGCTGGCGCTGGTCATGCTGCTGGGCATCTGGCCCGACGCCATGGTCACCCTGGCGCTGGTGCTGACCTCGCTGCTGTTTTGCGTGCTGCTTGGCCTGCCCGCCGGCGTGCTGCTGGCCGCCAGCGACCGCGCCCAGCGCATCACCCGCCCGCTGCTGGACGCCATGCAGACCACGCCGGCCTTCGTCTATCTGGTGCCGGTGGTCATGCTGTTCGGCATCGGCAACGTGCCGGGAGTGATCGTGACCATTGTCTTTGCCCTGCCTCCGCTCATTCGCCTCACCAACCTGGGCATCCGCCAGGTGCGCCCAGATTTGATCGAGGCCAGCCGCGCCTATGGCGCCTCGCCCTGGCAGCTGCTGTGGAAGGTGCAGCTGCCGCTGGCCATGCCCAGCATCATGGCCGGCATCAACCAGGCGCTGATGCTCTCGCTGTCCATGGTGGTCATTGCCTCCATGATCGCCGTGGGCGGCCTGGGCCAGATGGTGCTGCGCGGCATTGGCCGCCTGGACATGGGCCTGGCCACCGTGGGCGGCCTGGGCATCGTGCTGCTGGCCATCGTGCTGGATCGGCTGACCCAGGCCATGGGCGAGCCGCGCCGTGGCGGCGAGCGCTGGTGGCACACCGGCCCTGCTGGGCTGCTGACGCGCACTCTGCGCCAGCGCCCGGCAACCGCCCCGGCGCAGGCCGCCGCCCAGCCGGCCACGCCCGCTGCCGCCGCCGCGCCCCAGGCCCCAGCCGGCAAGCCAGCCACGTCCGACCTGCCCGCCATGGGCCGCCAGCCAGCGGTCTGA
- the proV gene encoding glycine betaine/L-proline ABC transporter ATP-binding protein ProV yields MAKQIIIDHVFKVFGEQPQQALELVRQGASKQDILERTGQSIGVFDATFTIEAGEIFVVMGLSGSGKSTLVRMLNRLIAPTSGRIMVDGQDIGQLSEPALRALRRKDISMVFQSFALMPHLTVLDNTAFGLELAGVGRQERQQAAEQALAQVGLAGWGASYPDELSGGMQQRVGLARALASDPAILLMDEAFSALDPIIRTEMQSELLRLQEKQRRTIVFISHDLDEAMRIGDRIAIMKDGQVVQVGTPDEILRCPANDYVRSFVRGVDAAAVFKAADIARQALTVVSAQSDRGCRATLRILEDSDREHAYVLTSDQRFLGVVSSQSLRQALHGHQGPLGLRHAFLGDAPAIEAATPVADLYGPLSSAPCPLPVVDEAGRYLGVVSRTGLMRFLDRDTPPLPPQQEERAPLHLNPHFPQAASPVAPTLAAH; encoded by the coding sequence ATGGCCAAGCAAATCATCATCGACCACGTCTTCAAGGTCTTTGGCGAGCAACCCCAGCAGGCGCTGGAGCTGGTGCGCCAGGGCGCGTCCAAGCAGGACATCCTGGAGCGCACCGGCCAGTCCATCGGCGTCTTCGACGCCACGTTCACCATCGAGGCCGGCGAGATCTTCGTCGTCATGGGCCTGTCCGGCTCGGGCAAATCGACCCTGGTGCGGATGCTCAACCGCCTGATCGCGCCCACCAGCGGGCGCATCATGGTCGATGGCCAGGACATCGGGCAGCTCAGCGAGCCGGCCCTGCGCGCGCTGCGGCGCAAGGACATCTCCATGGTGTTCCAGTCGTTCGCGCTGATGCCCCACCTCACGGTGCTGGACAACACCGCCTTCGGCCTGGAGCTGGCCGGCGTGGGCCGCCAGGAGCGCCAGCAGGCGGCCGAGCAGGCGCTGGCCCAGGTCGGCCTGGCCGGCTGGGGCGCGAGCTATCCGGATGAGCTCTCGGGCGGGATGCAGCAGCGCGTCGGCCTGGCGCGGGCGCTGGCGTCCGATCCGGCCATCTTGCTGATGGACGAGGCGTTCTCCGCGCTCGACCCCATCATCCGCACCGAAATGCAGTCCGAGCTGCTGCGCCTGCAGGAAAAGCAGCGGCGCACCATCGTCTTCATCTCGCACGACCTGGACGAGGCCATGCGCATCGGCGACCGCATCGCCATCATGAAGGACGGCCAGGTGGTGCAGGTCGGCACGCCCGACGAGATCCTGCGCTGCCCGGCCAACGACTACGTGCGCAGCTTTGTGCGCGGGGTGGATGCCGCCGCCGTATTCAAGGCCGCCGACATCGCGCGCCAGGCGCTCACCGTGGTCTCGGCGCAGTCCGACCGGGGCTGCCGCGCCACGCTGCGCATCCTGGAGGACTCGGATCGCGAGCACGCCTATGTGCTGACCAGCGACCAGCGCTTTCTGGGCGTGGTGTCCTCGCAGTCGCTGCGCCAGGCGCTGCACGGCCACCAGGGGCCGCTGGGCCTGCGCCACGCCTTCCTGGGCGACGCCCCGGCCATCGAGGCCGCCACGCCGGTGGCCGACCTGTATGGGCCGCTGTCCAGCGCGCCATGCCCGCTGCCGGTGGTCGATGAGGCCGGGCGTTACCTGGGCGTGGTCAGCCGCACCGGCCTGATGCGCTTCCTGGATCGCGACACGCCGCCCCTGCCGCCGCAGCAGGAGGAGCGCGCCCCGCTGCACCTGAACCCGCATTTCCCGCAGGCCGCCAGCCCCGTGGCCCCGACGCTGGCCGCGCATTGA
- the acs gene encoding acetate--CoA ligase, giving the protein MSASPSAIQSVLVENRVIQPPENVVQGANISGMSAYQALRAEADQDFQGFWGRQARENLQWIKPFTRVLDESNAPFYQWFDDGELNASANCLDRHMGTPVENKTAIIFEADDGKVTKYTYRELLARVSQFANALKSHGVAKGDRVLIYMPMGVEGVVAMQACARIGATHSVVFGGFSAKAVQERIVDAQAVAVITANYQVRGGKELPLKGIVDDGLALGGCETVKNVFVFQRTATACNMVEGRDKTFEQALEGQSSECEPTPVGAEHPLFILYTSGSTGKPKGVQHSTGGYLLWAKRTMEWSFDLQPSDVFWCTADIGWVTGHSYVAYGPLAAGGTQIIFEGIPTYPNAGRFWQMIERHKCTIFYTAPTAIRSLIKAADSDESVHPKNWDLSSLRVLGSVGEPINPEAWMWYYKHVGGERCPVVDTWWQTETGGHIINPLPGATPMVPGSCTLPLPGIYTAVVDETGTEMPDGSGGMLVIKRPWPSMIRTIWNDPERFKKTYFPEEMRGAYLAGDGAVRDKDNGYFRVTGRIDDVLNVSGHRMGTMEIESALVAKSDLVAEAAVVGRPDDLTGEAICAFVVLKRPRPTGDEAKQIAKELRDWVAKEIGPIAKPKDIRFGENLPKTRSGKIMRRLLRSLAKGESITQDTSTLENPAILEQLAQNN; this is encoded by the coding sequence ATGAGTGCATCCCCGTCCGCGATCCAATCCGTACTGGTCGAAAACCGTGTCATCCAGCCGCCCGAAAACGTCGTCCAGGGCGCCAACATCTCGGGCATGTCGGCCTACCAGGCGCTGCGCGCCGAGGCCGACCAGGATTTCCAGGGCTTCTGGGGCCGCCAGGCACGCGAGAACCTGCAGTGGATCAAACCCTTCACCCGCGTGCTCGACGAGAGCAATGCGCCGTTTTACCAGTGGTTCGATGACGGCGAGCTCAACGCCAGCGCCAACTGCCTGGATCGCCACATGGGCACGCCGGTCGAGAACAAGACGGCCATCATTTTCGAGGCCGACGACGGCAAGGTCACCAAGTACACCTACCGCGAACTGCTCGCGCGCGTGAGCCAGTTCGCCAACGCGCTCAAGAGCCACGGCGTCGCGAAGGGCGACCGGGTGCTGATCTACATGCCCATGGGCGTGGAGGGCGTGGTGGCCATGCAGGCCTGCGCGCGCATCGGCGCCACGCACAGCGTGGTGTTCGGCGGCTTTTCCGCCAAGGCGGTGCAAGAGCGCATCGTGGACGCGCAGGCCGTGGCCGTGATCACCGCCAACTACCAGGTGCGCGGCGGCAAGGAGCTGCCGCTCAAGGGCATCGTCGATGACGGCCTGGCCCTGGGCGGCTGCGAGACGGTCAAGAACGTGTTCGTGTTCCAGCGCACCGCCACCGCCTGCAACATGGTGGAAGGCCGCGACAAGACCTTCGAGCAGGCCCTGGAAGGCCAGAGCAGCGAGTGCGAGCCGACGCCGGTGGGCGCCGAGCATCCGCTGTTCATCCTCTACACCAGCGGCTCCACCGGCAAGCCCAAGGGCGTGCAGCACAGCACCGGCGGCTACCTGCTGTGGGCCAAGCGCACCATGGAGTGGAGCTTCGACCTCCAGCCCTCGGACGTGTTCTGGTGTACGGCCGACATCGGCTGGGTCACCGGCCACAGCTACGTCGCCTATGGCCCGCTGGCTGCCGGCGGCACGCAGATCATCTTCGAGGGCATCCCGACCTATCCCAACGCCGGACGCTTCTGGCAGATGATCGAGCGCCACAAGTGCACCATCTTCTACACCGCGCCCACCGCCATCCGCTCGCTGATCAAGGCTGCCGACTCGGACGAGTCCGTGCATCCGAAGAACTGGGATCTGTCCAGCCTGCGCGTGCTGGGCAGCGTGGGCGAACCCATCAACCCCGAGGCCTGGATGTGGTATTACAAGCACGTCGGCGGCGAGCGCTGCCCGGTGGTGGATACCTGGTGGCAGACTGAGACCGGCGGGCACATCATCAACCCGCTGCCGGGCGCCACGCCCATGGTGCCGGGCTCGTGTACGCTGCCGCTGCCGGGCATTTACACGGCGGTGGTCGATGAGACCGGTACCGAGATGCCCGATGGCTCGGGCGGCATGCTGGTCATCAAACGCCCCTGGCCGAGCATGATCCGCACCATCTGGAACGACCCCGAGCGCTTCAAGAAGACCTACTTCCCCGAGGAGATGCGCGGCGCCTACCTGGCCGGCGACGGCGCGGTGCGCGACAAGGACAACGGCTACTTCCGCGTCACCGGGCGCATCGACGACGTGCTCAACGTCTCGGGCCACCGCATGGGCACCATGGAGATCGAGTCCGCCCTGGTGGCCAAGTCCGACCTCGTGGCCGAGGCGGCGGTGGTAGGCCGCCCCGACGACCTGACGGGCGAGGCCATCTGCGCCTTCGTGGTACTCAAGCGCCCGCGCCCCACCGGCGACGAGGCCAAGCAGATCGCCAAGGAGCTGCGCGACTGGGTGGCCAAGGAGATCGGCCCGATTGCCAAGCCCAAGGACATCCGCTTCGGCGAGAACCTGCCCAAGACCCGCTCGGGCAAGATCATGCGCCGCCTGCTGCGCTCGCTGGCCAAGGGCGAGTCCATCACCCAGGACACCAGCACCCTGGAGAACCCCGCAATCCTGGAGCAGTTGGCGCAGAACAACTGA
- a CDS encoding LapA family protein produces MNLRTLILLLIMAAIAALAVLNWPLLATPTIMSLGLTTIEAPLGLIMLALTALMAVMFLAYVLGLHGSVLLEARRHTKEMAAQRELADKAEASRFTELRNFLDAQHSAMLARMDALEARMSSRLKESDNTTAAYVGQLEDQLHRQGGQGGVTELRIEPGLRP; encoded by the coding sequence ATGAACCTGCGAACCCTGATCCTGCTGCTCATCATGGCGGCGATTGCCGCGCTGGCGGTGCTGAACTGGCCGCTGCTGGCCACGCCGACCATCATGTCGCTGGGCCTGACCACCATCGAAGCGCCGCTGGGGCTGATCATGCTGGCGCTCACGGCCCTCATGGCGGTGATGTTCCTGGCCTACGTGCTGGGCCTGCATGGCTCGGTGCTGCTGGAGGCGCGCCGCCATACCAAGGAGATGGCCGCCCAGCGCGAACTGGCCGACAAGGCCGAGGCCTCGCGCTTCACCGAACTGCGCAATTTCCTCGATGCCCAGCACAGCGCCATGCTGGCGCGCATGGATGCGCTGGAGGCACGCATGAGCAGCCGCCTGAAGGAGTCCGACAACACCACGGCGGCCTACGTCGGGCAACTGGAGGATCAATTGCACCGCCAGGGCGGGCAGGGCGGGGTGACGGAGCTGCGCATCGAGCCGGGCCTGCGCCCCTGA
- a CDS encoding c-type cytochrome: protein MKRTLITLAVALTAAAPVMADEALAKSKNCMACHSVDKKLVGPSYKDVAAKYAGQAGAADKLAEKIIKGSSGVWGPVPMPANAQVNADDAKKLANWVLSLK from the coding sequence ATGAAGCGCACTCTCATCACCCTCGCCGTGGCCCTGACTGCAGCCGCCCCCGTCATGGCCGACGAGGCCCTGGCCAAGTCCAAGAACTGCATGGCCTGCCACTCCGTGGACAAGAAGCTGGTCGGCCCCTCCTACAAGGACGTTGCTGCCAAGTACGCCGGCCAGGCCGGCGCTGCCGACAAGCTGGCCGAGAAGATCATCAAGGGCAGCTCCGGCGTCTGGGGCCCGGTGCCCATGCCGGCCAACGCCCAGGTCAATGCCGACGATGCCAAGAAGCTGGCCAACTGGGTGCTGTCGCTCAAGTAA
- a CDS encoding TIGR04438 family Trp-rich protein, with amino-acid sequence MYTLVLGLLLIFLKYFQVAPVADWAWWWVLSPLAVTAVWWAWADASGYTKRKAMEKIDQRKLDRINRQKQAMGTAARKRR; translated from the coding sequence ATGTACACCCTGGTGCTGGGCCTGCTGCTGATTTTCCTCAAATACTTCCAGGTTGCCCCGGTTGCCGACTGGGCCTGGTGGTGGGTGCTGTCGCCCCTGGCCGTCACTGCCGTCTGGTGGGCCTGGGCCGATGCTTCGGGCTACACCAAGCGCAAGGCCATGGAAAAGATCGACCAGCGCAAGCTCGACCGCATCAATCGGCAAAAGCAGGCCATGGGCACAGCCGCACGCAAGCGGCGCTGA
- a CDS encoding heme biosynthesis HemY N-terminal domain-containing protein, which yields MRAALWLLALFGAAVAVALFAGNNQGTITVFWPPYRVDLSLNMVLVLLFAGFALLYAALRGTATLLELPGRARRWRRLQKERAMHGALLEALTQLLSGRFLRSRRAAESAVQQERRLAQSGEQLGHGRQLRTLAHLLAAEAAHALQDGEQRDAHLQQALDGLGQPDTALDAELRDGAQLRAARWALDERDAATALERLGELSSGAARRTLAQRVRLKAARLQHRTAEALDTARLLAKHRAFAPAAAASLVRSLVLELINDARDTAQLERVWASLDAAERTTPDIAVRAARRLQELGGEPAQVRAWLLPVWERMAAGSAGAGAGAVPNLQSDEGARLVTVLQTSLHGLDAPWLARIEAASRAQPGDARLLYLSALACMHRELWGKARQLLAQAAPQLADPALRANAWRALAALAEQQGDDSAAAQAWKQAALSQD from the coding sequence ATGCGCGCCGCCCTGTGGTTGCTGGCCCTGTTCGGCGCTGCCGTCGCCGTGGCCCTGTTCGCCGGCAACAACCAGGGCACGATCACCGTGTTCTGGCCGCCCTACCGGGTCGATCTGTCGCTCAACATGGTGCTGGTGCTGTTGTTTGCCGGCTTTGCCCTGCTGTATGCCGCGCTGCGCGGCACGGCGACGCTGCTGGAGCTACCCGGGCGCGCGCGCCGCTGGCGCCGGCTGCAAAAGGAGCGCGCCATGCACGGCGCGCTGCTGGAGGCGCTGACGCAACTGCTGTCGGGGCGCTTTCTGCGCTCGCGCCGCGCTGCCGAATCCGCCGTGCAGCAGGAGCGCCGCCTGGCGCAGAGCGGCGAGCAACTGGGCCACGGGCGCCAGCTGCGCACCCTGGCGCACCTGCTGGCCGCCGAGGCCGCGCACGCGCTGCAGGACGGCGAGCAGCGCGACGCCCATCTGCAGCAGGCCCTGGATGGCCTGGGCCAGCCCGACACGGCGCTGGACGCCGAGCTGCGCGACGGCGCCCAGCTGCGCGCAGCGCGCTGGGCGCTCGACGAGCGCGACGCCGCCACGGCGCTGGAGCGGCTGGGCGAGCTGTCCAGCGGCGCGGCACGGCGCACCCTGGCGCAGCGCGTGCGCCTGAAGGCGGCCCGGCTGCAGCACCGCACGGCAGAAGCGCTGGACACCGCCCGCCTGCTGGCCAAGCACCGCGCCTTTGCCCCGGCAGCCGCTGCCAGCCTGGTGCGCAGCCTGGTGCTGGAGCTGATCAACGACGCCCGCGACACGGCCCAGCTGGAGCGTGTCTGGGCCAGCCTGGACGCAGCCGAGCGCACCACGCCCGACATCGCCGTGCGTGCCGCGCGCCGCCTGCAGGAGCTGGGCGGCGAGCCGGCGCAGGTGCGCGCCTGGCTGCTGCCGGTGTGGGAGCGCATGGCGGCAGGCTCCGCAGGAGCGGGAGCCGGCGCCGTGCCCAACCTGCAAAGTGACGAAGGCGCCCGGCTGGTCACCGTGCTGCAGACCAGCCTGCACGGCCTGGATGCCCCCTGGCTGGCGCGCATCGAAGCCGCCAGCCGGGCACAGCCCGGCGATGCCCGGCTGCTGTACCTGTCGGCCCTGGCCTGTATGCACCGTGAGCTGTGGGGCAAGGCCCGGCAGTTGCTGGCCCAGGCAGCGCCGCAGCTGGCCGATCCGGCCCTGCGCGCCAACGCCTGGCGCGCGCTGGCCGCGCTGGCCGAGCAGCAGGGCGACGACAGCGCCGCCGCCCAGGCCTGGAAGCAGGCGGCGCTGAGCCAGGATTGA